In the Malassezia vespertilionis chromosome 3, complete sequence genome, one interval contains:
- a CDS encoding uncharacterized protein (EggNog:ENOG503P6NZ) — protein MPQKRAKFSERQALRKSIGFNLAPTAQKKGKGHDIPRNAMFLFQQPPSKEAKADDAPKPTPAQLTIRPNERMRDFNQRVEKAFSSDVNASMRRGLRTESNQRKRERRRTAEKEKKRAANPYLVQAQEAAQDWKKADTKKSVRDVALAPPTFTAVPKNRKANTPALVAEQATRPKPSLARQRILDEEREKAISEYRAQKKRKEFHVA, from the coding sequence ATGCCGCAAAAACGCGCCAAATTTTCAGAGCgccaggcgctgcgcaaatcgaTCGGCTTCAACTTGGCGCCCACGGCACAGAAGAAAGGAAAAGGACACGATATCCCACGCAATGCCATGTTCCTTTTCCAACAGCCGCCGTCTAAAGAAGCCAAAGCAGACGACGCCCCCAAACCTACCCCAGCACAACTCACCATTCGGCCCaacgagcgcatgcgcgactttAACCAGCGTGTCGAAAAAGCTTTTTCCAGCGATGTCAATGCAtccatgcggcgcggcctgcgcACCGAGTCGaaccagcgcaagcgcgagcgacggcgcacggcTGAAAAAGAAAAGAAACGCGCAGCGAACCCGTACCTTGTCCAGGCACAagaagcagcgcaggaCTGGAAGAAGGCCGATACGAAGAAATCAGTACGTGATGTAGCGCTAGCGCCACCAACATTTACCGCGGTCCCGAAAAACCGCAAGGCGAACACGCCGGCACTGGTCGCGGAGCAAGCCACACGACCCAAACcgtcgcttgcgcggcaaCGCATTCTGGACGAGGAGCGAGAAAAAGCGATTAGCGAGTACCGCGCACAGAAAAAGCGCAAAGAATTCCATGTAGCCTAG
- a CDS encoding uncharacterized protein (EggNog:ENOG503NUQV; COG:J): MAHFQLPQGSVDSGAWGPPGTGAATVIPEEFQQIPFAPFSKSERIGRIADWNTGGANNDERSVAGTVQGRSTRNARGSAPAWGAQTSAPANTFAYFHAEDEASFSVVDNAKSGTLRRPTASGALRGGRGGAAAQGRTSPFVRGAPAPAGPSGRPSRGGRTPVMANVQRGARRQGGYRDWERTQRKAREASITVGPEWEQLSELDFSRLQKLRLEVDEPEAIASYGTLYAYDRAYDRVSVRFERPLQPRDRAHYSATTSEDPVIQEIAEDAESKSKVFITDSILALLMCAPRSVYPWDIVITKSEDGKLFFDKRPNGPFDFVTVNENANEPPVELNDPVNGPNPETNTRARINTPGALSLEATFVNENFGFQVCDEKKTHSFKNPNPFHQAAADDGQLASCGYRYRRFNLSTDEADPVEVVVRTELNAFVPGATPKSKPAQYITIRTLNEFDPRAAGAGGAPDWRLRLDQSRGAVVATEMKNNSFKLARFAVQSILAGADNMKLGYISRANTLDPYRHVILGTSWFKPKELAAQMAYSLANGWGIVRTVIDMVRDVAPGRYILVKDPNRPVLRFFKVPFDFDQQEEEEEDTTEDADAQDMADGDE; the protein is encoded by the coding sequence ATGGCGCATTTTCAGCTGCCGCAGGGGAGCGTcgacagcggcgcttggggGCCGCCAGGCACTGGCGCCGCCACTGTCATCCCGGAAGAGTTCCAGCAGATTCCTTTCGCACCGTTCTCCAAGAGCGAGCGCATtgggcgcatcgccgatTGGAATACCGGCGGTGCGAACAATGacgagcgcagcgttgcCGGCACTGTGCAAGgccgcagcacgcgcaatgcacgcggcaGTGCGCCTGCATGGGGCGCACAGACAAGTGCGCCTGCAAACACCTTTGCCTACTTCCAcgccgaggacgaggcgAGCTTCAGCGTGGTCGACAATGCCAAGTCgggcacgctgcgtcgcccaactgcaagcggcgcattgcgcggcggtcgtggcggcgctgccgcacaAGGGCGTACATCGCCATTTGTGCGTggtgcgcctgcaccggCAGGCCCGTCTGGCCGCccgtcgcgcggcggccgcacGCCGGTCATGGCAAatgtccagcgcggtgcacggcgccaaggCGGCTATCGCGACTGGGAgcgtacgcagcgcaaagcacgcgaGGCGTCGATTACTGTTGGCCCCGAATGGGAACAGCTCTCCGAGCTCGACTTTTCACGGCTGCAAAAGCTGCGCCTCGAAGTCGACGAGCCAGAGGCGATCGCTTCGTACGGTACATTGTACGCCTACGATCGTGCATATGACCGTGTGAGTGTGCGCTTTGAGCGCCcgctgcagccgcgcgATCGTGCGCACTACAGTGCGACGACCTCGGAGGACCCGGTGATCCAGGAAATTGCCGAGGACGCCGAGAGCAAGAGCAAGGTATTTATCACCGACTCGATCTTGGCTCTGCTCatgtgtgcgccgcgatccGTTTACCCCTGGGATATCGTGATCACCAAGTCAGAGGACGGTAAGCTCTTCTTTGACAAGCGCCCGAACGGTCCGTTTGACTTTGTCACGGTCAACGAAAATGCAAACGAGCCGCCGGTCGAGTTGAACGATCCGGTGAATGGCCCGAATCCAGAGACGAatacgcgcgcgcggatcaACACTCCGGGCGCACTCTCGCTCGAGGCCACCTTTGTCAACGAAAACTTTGGGTTCCAGGTGTGCGATGAAAAGAAAACGCATTCGTTCAAAAACCCCAACCCCTTCCACCAAGCCGCTGCCGACGACGGACAGCTCGCAAGCTGTGGCTACCGCTACCGCCGCTTCAACTTGAGCACAGACGAAGCAGACCCCGTCGAGGTTGTCGTGCGCACGGAGCTGAATGCATTCGTTCCCGGCGCAACGCCGAAATCCAAGCCCGCGCAGTACATCACTATCCGCACGCTCAACGAGTTTGATCCGCGTGCGGCcggcgctggcggtgcgccagattggcgcttgcgtttggaccagtcgcgcggcgcagtaGTGGCGACCGAGATGAAGAACAACTCGTtcaagctcgcgcgcttcgccgtcCAGAGTATCCTCGCGGGTGCGGACAATATGAAGCTTGGCTACATCTCGCGCGCCAACACGCTGGATCCCTACCGCCACGTTATCCTGGGCACCTCCTGGTTCAAGCCCAAGGAGCTTGCCGCCCAGATGGCGTACAGCCTCGCAAATGGCTGGGGTATCGTGCGTACGGTGATTGATATGGTGCGTGACGTTGCGCCTGGGCGGTATATTCTTGTCAAGGACCCCAACCGCCCCGTCCTCCGCTTCTTCAAAGTGCCGTTTGACTTTGATCAGCaagaagaggaggaagaggacaCGACAGAGGACGCCGATGCACAGGATATGGCCGACGGCGATGAGTAG
- the vid27 gene encoding tRNA (guanine(9)-N(1))-methyltransferase (COG:U; BUSCO:EOG09260WG2; EggNog:ENOG503NX2R) produces MFMLKSRDQNNVELIQIPTGALYLVRQEQPQGNRECVYHNAVATIRRTSTSRNYQLVISRAVSEDDKERSDADDEMAFLIDEGLQFYATAHEDYPAFMWRDFADGLADSIEFIMDPRKVNSVTRSIFEVTFLQCAWERKTGRSHEEATDEDLEQLKYHPDGSTKTKQVPDAPDAPAAPAPAAVKPAKPTESLQSITGTSDPQIVLTATADLYLYDQGSGLFMRQEKHVTAKVAEAGRFLYWMVVDGAEAPWLSQAVSSRMNMNFSLENLSSVWNYYDEEHRVFSWLLRFADKDKYTAFQESFSRLLWETLHEESWNKAAPIEQRYVQQAYEQDVAMTPADGEAAEHRTLLSPRHTSALSDDDDADEVEAELDPMDEDDEQFQDAVPEPAPIRAPSDGEVNSQLAVGYKFDRAFVVRGDKIGVFRHTDDDRLEFANSINKISTPKGKLFTPSRVMLHEQDSAMVLMDPNNKHALYRMDLEYGKVVEEWNVNPDVPVTNILPNTKTAQMSADKTLIGTSRNGIFRIDPRMEGNKLVDSQFKLYTTKHDFSAAATDDNGRIAVASNKGDLRLFDQIGKNAKTALPALGDPIIGVDVSSDGRWVVATCRSYLLLIDTLIEDGRYKGSLGFDRSFPADARPLPRRLQLRPHHVAYMEEEVHFTPAHFNVGSNKETSIVTSTGKYVVSWSFEQVKGGNPFAYVLKRFEGTVVRDDYTYGSDQSIVVAFENDVQLAHRTQLRKPTRASLAPGTIQSPSAGKTTRRQTRA; encoded by the exons ATGTTCATGCTCAAGAGCC GTGACCAGAATAATGTTGAGCTGATCCAGATCCCTACGGGCGCTCTATACCTTGTGCGCCAGGAACAGCCGCAAGGAAATCGCGAATGCGTGTACCATAATGCAGTAGCGACGATACGGCGCACGTCGACGTCGCGCAACTACCAGCTTGTGATATCGCGTGCAGTCTCAGAGGATGATAAAGAAAGGTCTGATGCGGACGACGAAATGGCGTTTTTGATCGACGAGGGACTTCAATTCTacgcgacggcgcatgaGGATTATCCTGCGTTTATGTGGCGCGACTTTGCCGACGGACTTGCCGACTCGATCGAGTTTATCATGGACCCACGCAAAGTAAACTCGGTTACACGCTCGATCTTTGAAGTCACATTTTTGCAGTGTGCGTGGGAGCGCAAGACGGGGCGGAGCCATGAAGAAGCTACCGACGAGGatctcgagcagctcaagtATCATCCCGATGGCAGCACGAAGACCAAACAAGTGCCGGATGCGCCGGATGCGCCGGCCGCTCCCGCTCCCGCTGCCGTTAAGCCCGCCAAGCCGACCGAATCGCTGCAGTCTATCACCGGCACGAGCGATCCGCAGATTGTCCTTACCGCCACGGCCGACCTGTACCTGTACGACCAAGGGAGCGGCCTTTTTATGCGGCAAGAGAAGCACGTCACCGCAAAAGTCGCCGAGGCCGGCCGTTTCCTGTACTGGATGGTCGTCGACGGTGCCGAAGCGCCGTGGCTATCGCAGGCGGTGAGCAGCCGCATGAATATGAACTTTTCGCTGGAAAATTTGTCTTCCGTATGGAACTATTACGACGAGGAGCACCGCGTTTTTTCCTGGCTACTGCGCTTTGCAGACAAAGATAAATACACTGCGTTCCAAGAATCTTTTTCGCGCCTCTTGTGGGAAACGCTGCACGAAGAGTCCTGGAATAAAGCCGCGCCGATCGAGCAGCGGTACGTCCAGCAGGCGTACGAGCAGGACGTGGCAATGACACCAGCCGATGGTGAGGCAGCAGagcaccgcacgctgctctCTCCGCGGCACACAAGCGCGCtgagcgacgacgacgacgcagACGAAGTCGAGGCCGAGCTCGATCCcatggacgaggacgacgagcagTTTCAAGACGCCGTACCCGAGCCAGCGCCCATCCGCGCACCGAGCGATGGCGAGGTCAATTCGCAGCTTGCGGTCGGCTACAAGTTTGACCGAGCGTTTGTTGTGCGTGGCGACAAGATCGGCGTCTTTCGCCATACGGACGACGACCGCCTCGAATTTGCCAACTCGATCAATAAAATTAGCACGCCCAAAGGGAAGCTGTTCACTCCGTCGCGTGTCATGCTTCACGAGCAGGACTCGGCAATGGTGCTTATGGACCCTAATAACAAGCACGCACTTTACCGCATGGATCTCGAGTACGGCAAGGTCGTCGAGGAGTGGAATGTGAATCCCGACGTGCCGGTGACCAATATTTTGCCCAACACCAAGACGGCGCAAATGTCTGCCGACAAGACACTCAtcggcacgtcgcgcaaCGGCATCTTCCGCATCGATCCCCGCATGGAAGGAAACAAGCTCGTAGACTCCCAGTTCAAACTCTACACGACCAAGCACGACTTTAGCGCCGCGGCAACTGACGACAATGGCCGGATTGCTGTGGCAAGCAATAAAGGCGACTTGCGCCTCTTTGACCAGATCGGCAAGAACGCCAAGACGGCGCTgccggcgctgggcgatcCGATTATCGGCGTCGATGTTTCCTCCGACGGCCGCTGGGTGGTCGCAACGTGCCGCTCCTACCTTTTGCTGATCGATACACTCATCGAGGATGGGCGCTACAAAGGCAGTCTTGGCTTTGACCGCAGCTTCCCTGCCGATGCACGTCCACTCCCACGCAGGCTTCAGCTCCGGCCGCACCATGTTGCGTACATGGAGGAGGAAGTGCATTTTACCCCCGCACACTTTAATGTCGGCTCGAACAAGGAGACGAGTATCGTGACTTCGACGGGCAAGTATGTCGTGTCCTGGTCGTTTGAGCAAGTCAAAGGGGGAAATCCGTTTGCGTACGTCTTGAAACGATTCGAGGGGACtgttgtgcgcgacgattATACGTACGGCTCCGACCAGTCGATTGTCGTTGCATTTGAAAACGatgtgcagctcgcgcatcgTACACAGCTCCGGAAACCAAcacgcgcgtcgcttgcgccggGCACGATCCAGTCGCCAAGTGCGGGAAAGACGACGCGTAGGCAAACGCGAGCGTAG
- a CDS encoding uncharacterized protein (EggNog:ENOG503NVEV; COG:T), producing MAEEVASPLLALLQDPQRAPLIKQGAEAKVYRVELYTISSSITLPDAVSTKQEDYAYPILLKHRFFKKYRHPMLSASITATRTVSEARSLVRCARSGVHVPRLELVDETRGIIGMEWIHGVSVRRLLGGIPEESDCEDITLLSTTPALTEERAQEVMDKIGVQLAEMHCADVIHGDLTTSNMMLRDLDTSIVLIDFGLASVSTFWEDKAVDLYVLERAFISTHPESHTLFLRILDTYAARTTQITKRKGHEQGAWPHIRSKLEEVRLRGRKRSMVG from the coding sequence ATGGCGGAGGAAGTAGCGTCGCCTTTGTTGGCACTGTTGCAGGATCcccagcgtgcgccgctcatcAAGCAAGGCGCAGAAGCGAAAGTGTACCGTGTTGAGCTTTATACAATTTCCTCCAGCATCACGCTTCCCGACGCTGTATCTACGAAGCAAGAAGATTATGCATACCCCATTCTGCTCAAGCACCGCTTCTTCAAAAAATACCGCCATCCGATGCTCTCGGCAAGTATcaccgcgacgcgcacagTTTCTGAGGCTCGCTCACttgtgcgatgcgcacgcagcggcgtgcacgTCCCGCGCCTTGAGCTGGTTGACGAGACCCGCGGAATCATCGGCATGGAATGGATCCATGGCGTGAGTGTACGGCGCTTGCTGGGAGGTATTCCAGAGGAAAGTGACTGTGAGGATATAACGCTTCTTTCTACGACTCCAGCACTGACAGAGGAACGTGCACAAGAAGTGATGGACAAAATTGGAGTCCAGCTCGCAGaaatgcactgcgccgaCGTAATTCACGGCGACTTGACCACAAGCAATATGATGCTTCGCGACCTGGACACTAGCATTGTCCTCATCGACTTTGGCCTTGCGTCTGTTTCTACATTTTGGGAGGATAAAGCGGTTGATTTGTACGTCTTGGAACGGGCATTTATTTCGACACACCCCGAGTCACACACCCTTTTTCTGCGTATCCTGGATACCTATGCAGCACGTACCACCCAAATTACAAAACGCAAAGGGCACGAGCAAGGAGCATGGCCACATATACGTTCCAAACTCGAAGAAGTGCGCCTCCGTGGCCGAAAACGATCCATGGTCGGGTAG
- a CDS encoding uncharacterized protein (EggNog:ENOG503PGPD), with amino-acid sequence MAHEARHQGYSVPVASGTTLAATADILRCYEQAVQEPMVECVNLDGLYTSAQAPASDRTDAIVLREDFCSTAIVANTWLALRADNVSQGVDLDLEALQDTQRKLGAQRVTVLQSPAFAHSEHTQILPPSTSKLPEQNNEPKEYISTWAEGQATARLNRRLAKKKTRALKGVQEKCAKEPRMTLLHGDVLSLPVAPLSNGTCALEAPDLVASLNYAMAYFHDRATLLAYLRSVLRSLRPHTGVFVTDMFGGPPTGEEYEDQDNLWSQFWDEPGFLRVEADADQVVLDADKPETRRTLSVHGDLQVFPAPTAAQQGTRAEWPRGRLKLVRTGEEHGGFEYWREDGPVDYATNRFRMSLSFRFSDHSWLRDVFSYDFRIWSLKELTEAMEEAGFATVRVLVLPRNDVDKIWSGSDSESDADEDGLGAIMRRTEREERKRRMFHTVNPGEKVFSSRSFATYIVARVP; translated from the coding sequence ATGGCGCACGAGGCAAGGCATCAGGGGTACAGCGTGCCTGTCGCCAGCGGCACGACGCTTGCCGCGACAGCAGATATCCTGCGGTGTTACGAGCAAGCAGTACAGGAGCCCATGGTGGAGTGCGTCAATCTAGATGGCCTTTATACCAGTGCCCAGGCCCCAGCGTCGGATCGCACCGACGCTATCGTTTTGCGCGAAGATTTCTGTTCGACTGCGATCGTTGCAAATACAtggcttgcgctgcgcgcagatAATGTATCACAAGGTGTAGATCTTGATCTAGAAGCGCTACAAGATACGCAGCGAAAGTTGggtgcacagcgcgtgACTGTGCTGCAGTCTCCGGCATTTGCGCATAGCGAGCACACACAGATACTCCCGCCGTCCACCAGCAAGCTACCGGAGCAAAACAATGAGCCGAAGGAATACATTTCGACGTGGGCAGAAGGCCAAGCGACGGCCCGGCTCAATCGGCGGCtcgcaaaaaaaaagacTCGCGCGCTAAAAGGCGTGCAAGAAAAATGTGCCAAGGAGCCGCGCATGACATTACTACACGGAGACGTGCTCTCCCTACCTGTAGCTCCTCTTTCCAATGGAACGTGTGCATTGGAAGCGCCGGACCTAGTTGCCTCGCTCAACTATGCGATGGCGTACTTCCATGACCGCGCAACGCTGCTTGCTTACCTGCGGAGTGTTCTGCGCTCTTTGCGACCGCACACGGGTGTGTTTGTAACAGATATGTTTGGCGGACCGCCTACAGGAGAAGAATACGAAGACCAGGACAATCTCTGGTCGCAATTTTGGGACGAGCCAGGTTTCCTGCGCGTCGAAGCGGACGCAGACCAagtcgtgctcgacgccgacAAACCTGAAACGAGGCGCACACTCAGCGTGCACGGTGATTTGCAGGTATTTCCCGCACCgaccgctgcgcagcaaggaaCGCGCGCGGAATGGCCACGCGGTCGCTTGAAACTCGTGCGCACCGGCGAGGAGCATGGCGGATTCGAGTACTGGCGCGAAGATGGGCCGGTCGATTATGCGACTAACCGTTTCCGGATGAGCTTGAGCTTTCGATTCAGTGACCACTCGTGGCTGCGCGATGTTTTCTCCTATGATTTCCGCATTTGGTCGCTCAAGGAGCTGACCGAGGCTATGGAAGAAGCTGGCTTTGCCACCGTCCGCGTCCTTGTGCTTCCACGAAACGACGTCGACAAAATATGGAGTGGGTCAGACTCGGAGAGCGATGCCGACGAGGACGGACTAGGCGCCAtaatgcgccgcacagagcgcgaggaacgcaagcgccgcatgttCCACACGGTTAATCCTGGCGAAAAAGTGTTTAGTTCGCGCTCGTTTGCAACCTATATTGTAGCACGCGTCCCATAG
- the CDC7 gene encoding non-specific serine/threonine protein kinase (BUSCO:EOG09262GWQ; COG:T; EggNog:ENOG503NVAD) translates to MTTRVAWERPEMGMVDSVKADTTPEMSEYMHTYFETSSESSGDMYAWRDEETIERLEEEIDALSSAVEGMEQYHIVDKLGEGTFSTVYKAIDLHHDLYKNDVWAKSNTVRILPRSQGRKHVYVALKRIYATSSTARILNELEIMESLRSQPYISHLITAFRTADQVVAVMPYTRHTEFRDYYRIMPLADLPYYFYCLFSALEATHKMGIMHRDVKPANFLYDPRTGYGTLCDFGLAERFEPSEWRGKCHHTCPTDEHPHGRQCINHATYSTHLLPGGALARVANDEKSNAALYAPRHTAMGPPDRVGYLRNDPRPGVRANRAGTRGFRAPEVLFKCTDQTPALDIWSAGIIMLSFLLRRFPLFNANDDTEALLELATIFGQRRMEQCAMLHNRTFASNLPTVDHAGKRIPELIQQIRPALFEVEEGHPDPAAYRQQVQHVVHLANVCLYLDCTRRWTAKRVLQHAFFQNLQPQAPP, encoded by the coding sequence ATGACGACACGGGTTGCCTGGGAGAGGCCCGAGATGGGCATGGTCGACTCTGTCAAGGCGGACACGACGCCAGAGATGTCAGAATACATGCACACATACTTTGAGACGAGCTCCGAGAGCTCCGGAGATATGTACGCctggcgcgacgaggaaaCCATCGAACGCCTCGAAGAAGAGATCGACGCGTTGAGCTCGGCCGTCGAGGGGATGGAGCAGTATCATATCGTGGACAAGCTGGGTGAGGGAACATTTTCAACCGTGTACAAGGCCATTGACTTGCACCACGACCTGTATAAAAACGACGTATGGGCAAAGAGCAACACGGTTCGgatcttgccgcgctcgcagGGACGAAAGCACGTTTATGTCGCGCTGAAGCGCATCTACGCAACATCAAGCACTGCGCGTATTCTGAACGAACTCGAGATCATGGAGTCACTGCGTTCGCAGCCGTATATCTCGCATTTGATTACCGCATTTCGCACCGCAGATCAAGTCGTCGCAGTGATGCCATATACCCGCCATACCGAGTTCCGTGACTATTACAGGATAATGCCACTTGCAGACCTCCCCTACTACTTCTACTGCCTTTTCTCTGCATTAGAAGCTACACACAAAATGGGCATTATGCACCGCGACGTGAAGCCAGCCAATTTTTTGTACGATCCACGCACGGGGTACGGCACGCTGTGCGATTTTGGTCTTGCAGAGCGATTTGAACCTTCAGAATGGCGGGGAAAGTGTCACCATACGTGCCCGACAGACGAGCATCCCCACGGGCGACAGTGTATTAACCATGCTACGTACTCGACGCATCTTTTGCCTGGCGGTGCACTCGCACGCGTCGCCAATGACGAAAAGTCGAACGCGGCACTTTATGCGCCCCGACACACTGCCATGGGACCGCCAGACCGCGTTGGGTATTTGCGGAACGATCCACGGCCTGGTGTGCGTGCGAACCGTGCAGGTACGCGCGGCTTTCGTGCGCCCGAAGTCCTGTTCAAGTGTACAGACCAAACGCCCGCGCTGGATATATGGTCGGCAGGAATTATCATGCTTTCTTTCCTTCTGCGTCGATTCCCATTGTTTAATGCGAATGATGATACCGAGGCGTTGTTGGAACTCGCGACTATATTTGGGCAGCGGCGTATGGAGCAGTGTGCGATGTTACACAACCGCACATTTGCAAGCAATCTTCCGACGGTCGACCACGCCGGCAAGCGGATCCCCGAATTGATCCAGCAAATTCGCCCGGCGTTGTTTGAGGTCGAAGAGGGCCATCCCGATCCGGCTGCATACCGACAGCAGGTCCAGCACGTGGTGCACCTGGCAAATGTGTGTCTTTATCTCgactgcacgcgccgctggaccGCCAaacgcgtgctgcagcacgcgttTTTTCAAAACTTGCAGCCACAGGCGCCCCCGTAA
- the CNS1 gene encoding HSP70/90 co-chaperone (COG:O; EggNog:ENOG503NXDW) → MSNKAPQGAQPDPGPAPKQTKSVDEQLASFDHVPLFMRDLPKESDDNLMIDALQALAFEGHPDDAAESFKKQGNEYFTAKRYSEALGFYRQALDAKPGSKTLLETIYLNSAACNLALRNYGRALYDSRDAIATNPSSIKALYRATKAFLALDRIKDAQDAVKLALERDPENAELAKLEKDVIERSTLLEQRETEAKERARRKHLDEEALRVGFLARGLWVENTPGADSPNVPHFDPDYISPNASSSIPLLGGKEVWRAPDPIRTPIIFPLVLAYPQHNTSDFIPEYQEDTPIGMHLNIMFPPESRGSLAWDPKGEYVAKDLSVIATTHKRRLLRVGHKLSLREAMDQAAKDTPSGNSEHRDGMLLLNGTVTLFVFPKGHETERRWVQEFKQGHVALGP, encoded by the coding sequence ATGTCCAATAAAGCGCCGCAGGGCGCACAACCCGACCCTGGGCCTGCACCAAAGCAGACCAAAAGTGTGGATGAGCAGCTTGCTTCATTTGACCATGTCCCATTATTTATGCGCGACCTTCCGAAAGAGAGCGACGATAACTTGATGAtcgatgcactgcaggcGCTCGCTTTTGAAGGCCATCCTGACGACGCCGCCGAGTCGTTCAAGAAGCAAGGGAACGAGTACTTTACCGCAAAGCGGTACAGTGAAGCGCTTGGATTTTACCGCCAGGCCCTGGACGCCAAGCCAGGAAGCAAGACGCTACTCGAGACAATTTACCTgaacagcgccgcgtgcaacTTGGCGTTGCGGAATTATGGGCGCGCTCTGTACGAttcgcgcgacgcgattGCAACCAACCCCAGCTCTATTAAGGCGCTGTATCGTGCGACAAAAGCGTTCCTTGCTTTAGACCGGATCAAGGACGCACAAGATGCCGTAAAACTCGCACTGGAACGCGACCCGGAGAATGCAGAGCTGGCGAAGCTGGAAAAAGACGTTATAGAGCGGAGCACTCTCCtagagcagcgcgaaaccgaggccaaggagcgtgcgcggcgcaaacacCTTGATGAGgaagcactgcgcgtgGGATTCCTTGCGCGGGGCCTGTGGGTTGAAAATACGCCAGGGGCTGATAGTCCCAATGTGCCGCACTTTGACCCCGATTACATTTCCCCGAACGCGTCCTCGTCGATTCCTCTACTTGGAGGTAAGGAGGTATGGCGGGCGCCGGATCCCATTCGTACGCCCATCATTTTTCCCCTCGTCCTCGCATATCCCCAACACAATACGTCCGACTTTATCCCAGAGTACCAAGAAGATACGCCGATTGGCATGCACCTAAATATCATGTTTCCACCCGAGTCGCGAGGATCGCTGGCATGGGATCCAAAAGGGGAGTACGTCGCCAAGGACCTATCGGTAATTGCAAccacgcacaagcgccgccttTTGCGCGTCGGCCACAAACTCTCGCTACGGGAGGCTATGGACCAGGCGGCCAAAGACACCCCTTCAGGAAATTCCGAGCACCGGGACGGAATGCTCCTGCTCAACGGCACCGTTACCCTCTTTGTCTTCCCCAAAGGCCACGAGAcggagcggcgctgggtCCAGGAATTCAAGCAGGGACATGTAGCGCTTGGGCCATAG